ATTTGCCGGGATGGATGGAGCGGGGCTTGAAGGGCTGGAGCGCCGGTACGAGTCGCAGTTGCATGGGGAGAAGCGCGTGGCGGTGCTGCAGCGCGATGCCTTGGGGCGCATCGTGTTTCCGAAAGGTGAGGCGGAGCAGAACCCGGCCTCCGGTCACAGTTTGACGCTCACGATCGACGAAGTCATTCAATATATCGCCGAAAAAGAACTCGAAGAGGCGATGAACAAGACGCGGGCCAAGGCCGGCACCGTCATGGTGCTCGATCCTCGGACAGGGGCGCTGCTGGCCCTGGCCATCAGCCCGCGGTTCGATCCGAACTCCGTGGCCGCGCTCACGCCGGGCCGCTGGCGGAATCGGGCCTTGACCGATGCCTATGAGCCCGGTTCGACGATGAAAGCCATTGTGGCCGCTGCGGCCCTCGAAGAAAAAGTCATGAAGCCCGGGACGATGGTGTTCGGCGAGAACGGCCGCATGACCATTGCCAATACGGTGATTCACGATCATGAGAAGCTCGGGTGGGTGACGTTCGCGCAGGTCATTCAGAAGTCGAGCAACATCGGGGCTGCGAAAACCGGCATGGCGCTGGGCGATCAGCGGCTCTATCGGTATTTGCAGGCGTTCGGATTCGGGCAGCGGACCGAGATCGACTTGCCAGGCGAAGCCGTCGGCCTGTTGCGGGACCCCAAAGATTGGGGGCGCCGCTCGCTGGCCTCGATTTCCATGGGGCAGGAAATCGGCGTCACGCCGATGCAAATGGTGTCGGCGATTTCGGTGCTGGCGAACGGCGGCATGTTGATGAAGCCCTACGTTGTCTCGGAAGTGCGGGACGCGCAAGGGCAGCTGCTGAAGCAGATTGAGCCGCACATGAAGCGGCGGGTGATTTCGCCGGAGACGGCGCGCGCGGTGACCTCGATTCTCGAAGGCGTAGTGACGGACGGGACCGGGACGAAGGCGGCGATTCCAGGATTCCGCGTCGCGGGGAAGACCGGCACGGCGCAAAAAATCGATCCGCGCACCGGCGCCTATTCCTCCACGCAATTCGTGGGGTCGTTTGTCGGGTTCGTGCCGGCCGATAATCCCCGGCTGGCCATGATCGTTGTGATCGACGAACCGCAAGGGGAGTCATTTGGTGGGTTGGTGGCGGCGCCGGTCTTTCGGCGGGTGGGCGAGCAGGTGTTAAATTACTTAGGCGTGTCATCGAATGAACCGGTGAAATTGGCGATGGCCACCGGCCATCGATAACGCGGATGTTTCTGCCATGGCGATGACGTTGGCGCAATTAGCTGAGGCCTTGCGAGGACAGGTGGAGGTCCTTGACCAGAGGGGAGATCTCGGCGTGCCTGTGGCAGCAATCACGGACGACTCCAGAGCGGCTCGGGCGGGCAGTCTGTTTGTCGCCGTCAAAGGCGAGCAGGTGGATGGCCATCGGTATGTTGCCGGGGCGGTGGCGGCCGGAGCGGCGGCGCTGGTGCAGCAAGAGCCACTCTCGGGTGGCGATCTCCCCGCCCTGCGCGTTGCGGATTCCCGGAAGGCCTTGGGGTTGCTGGGCAGTCGGTTTTACGGCGATCCGTCGGCACAGTTGCGGATGATCGGGATCACCGGCACCAACGGCAAAACCACCACGACGTATGTGTGCAAATCGCTGCTCGAAGCGATCGGAAAGCGCGTCGGGCTGATCGGGACCGTGGCCTATCAGATCGGAGCAGAAACCATTCCATCGTCGCATACGACGCCGGGCGCGCTGGAGCTGCAGCAGTTGCTCAGAAAGATGGTGGATAGCGGCTGCACGGCGGCGGTGATGGAAGTGTCCTCCCATGCGCTCGTGCAGGACCGGACGAGCGGGTGCGAATACGATGTGGCGGTCTTCTCGAACCTGACGCAGGACCACCTCGACTTTCACAAGACGATGGACGCCTATTTCCAGGCCAAGTTGCGGCTTTTCACCGGATTAACCGGAACCGCGAAACCGAAGAAGCGGGCGATCATCAATATGGACGATCCGAGCGGCAGCCGCATCGCCGCCCTCAGTCCCGCGCCGGTCTGGACCTACGGGATCAAGGGGAAGGCGGATCTTCGGGCGGAGGATGTCCGGCTGTCCTTGGGCGGGACGACCTTCACGGCGGCCACGCCGGCTGGATCCTTCCCGGTCGAGAGCCATTTGGTCGGCGAGCATAACGTCTACAACCTGCTGGCGGCCATCGGCGTGGCGCTGCATGAAGGCGCGACGACTCAACAGGTCCGTGAGGCGGTCGCGCACGTAACGAACGTGCCTGGCCGATTTGAGCGGGTCATGGCGGGACAAGCGTTCACCGTGGTGGTGGACTATGCCCATACGGAAGATGCGCTGGTGCGCCTCCTGACGGCCGCTCAGGCCCTGAAAGCCGGCCGCATCCTTACGGTGTTCGGATGCGGAGGGGACCGGGATCGGGGCAAGCGGCCCAAGATGGGGCGCGCGGCGGTTCAGTATAGCGATGTGGTGATTCTCACATCGGACAATCCGCGGACGGAGAACCCGCTGGCGATTTTGGACGAAGTGGAAGCCGGCGTCACGGATGCGCTCCGGCAGAGACCGCACGTCCAGTATCGGAAGATCGCGGATCGGCGCGAGGCGATTGGCGCGGCGGTTCGGGAGGCGCGGCCGGGTGACATGGTGCTCATTGCCGGCAAGGGGCATGAGGATTATCAGATTATTGGCACGACGAAACAGCACTTCGACGATCGCGAAGTTGCGCGGGACGCCATCCAGCAATTGACGAGTGGGGCGAAGACCAGTTGACGGTGCAGTAGGATTCGAGGATCCCATGGCCCTGTTTACGATTGAAGAATTGCGAGAAGTCATCAGCGTGAAGGTGCTTGCCGCCGAGGGAGCCCGGTGGGCCAAGCAACGCATTCGGCGCATCAATCTGGATTCCCGAACGATCCGCGCCGGGGACCTGTTTGTGGCGATCAAGGGCGATCGGTTTGACGGGCATGAGTATGTCGCGATGGCCTTGTCGCGGGGTGCGGTCGGCGCCATCGTGCACGATGCCTATGCCGTGCCGCCGGCGGTGGTGAAAACGGTCGGAAAGTCCTCGGCGTTTGTGCTTGGCGTGCGCGATCCGCTCTTTGCGTACCAGCAACTGGCCACGCACCATCGCTGCCGGTTCGAGATTCCGCTGGTCGCGGTGACGGGCAGCAACGGCAAGACCACGACGAAAGAAATGGTCGCCAGTGTGCTGGGCCAGCGCTGGCGGACGTTGAAAACGGAAGGCAATTTGAACAATCGCATCGGTGTCCCGCAGACCCTCTTCCGATTGACGGTCCGCCATGAAGCGGCGGTCATCGAGCTGGGGGTCGATAACGTCGGGCAGACGACGCGGCTGTGTGAAATCGCGCGGCCGACGATCGGGATCATCACCAATATCGGGCCGGACCATTTGGAATTCTTCGGCAGCATGGAGGGGTCGGCGCAGGCGAAGGCGGAGCTGCTCGATTTGCTGCCGCCGGATGGCGCCGCCGTGTTGAATGCCGACGATCCCTATTTCGATTATCTGGCCGCGCGCGCGCAATGCCGGGTGGTCTCGTTCGGCTATTCGCCGAAAGCTGACGTGCAGGCGGTGCAGGAAAAGTCCGATGGCAAGGACGGCACCATTTTCAGACTACTGCTTCCCGGAAAAGTCCGCCATACGATTGTCCGGATGAAAGTACAGGGTTCTCACAATGTCACGAATGCTCTCGCTGCGGCAGCAGTCGGGACGGTCTTAGGTATTTCCGGTGCGGTGATTGCCCAGGGGCTTTCCCGTTTCCGCCCGGCGGCGATGCGGTCGCAGGTCGTCATGAGCCAGGGGGTCAAGATCATCAACGACTGTTACAACGCCAATCCGGCCTCGATGAAAGCGGCGGTGCAGTTGCTGGCGCAATCCGGCGCGGGGCGCAAGACGATCGCGGTGCTGGGGGATATGTTGGAGCTGGGGCCGAACGCGGGGCGAATGCACCAAGAGGTCGGCGCCTTCATCGCACAGCAGGGGATTACACAGTTGGTGGCCTGCGGCGCCCTCGGACGAGGGTTGGCCGAAGGGGCGCGCCGGGCCGGGATGAGCGCTGATGCCGTGCTCGAAATGCCGGACGCGGCAGCGGCAGCGGCGGCCGTGACCGCGATGGTCGCGCAGGGTAATGTGGTGTTGGTGAAGGCGTCGCGCGGCATGAAAATGGAGCAGGTCGTGAGTGCGCTGCAGCGCATGAAGCGGGCCGCAAAGAAGGCGTCGTAACCATTCAGGGGCGTCACTATTCAGACGCTGTCCGCCCCCAGCGTCGTCAAGGCGATCGTATGCTGTATAACTGGCTCTATCCGCTCCATACCGAGTTCTCGTTTCTGAATGTCTTCCGCTATCAAAGCTTCCGCATTATCTATGCGGCGGTGACGGCCTTTCTCATCGCGTTCATGCTGGCGCCCTGGCTGATCCGGAAGCTGCAAGAGATCAAGCTGGGCCAGCAAGTGCGCGATGACGGTCCCAAGCGGCATTTGGCCAAAAGCGGCACGCCGACGATGGGGGGGCTGCTGATCATCTTTGCCGTCGTGCTTTCGACGCTGCTCTGGGCGGATATCACCAAGCCCTACGTCTGGCTGGTGCTGGGGGCGACCGTCGGGTTCGGCGCGATCGGATTCGCGGACGACTATCTCAAATTCATCAAGGCCCAATCGAAGGGGCTGTCGGCCAGGCAGAAGTTTGCCGCGCAGGTGACGGTGGCGTTGGGGATCGCCCTCACGTTGTATTTTCTGCCGGGGTATTCCACGAAGCTCAGTGTGCCCTTTTTCAAGAACTTCATGCCGGATCTCGGGTGGTTCTATATCGTGTTCGCCGTGCTGGTGATTGTCGGCAGTTCGAATGCCGTCAATCTGACCGACGGCCTCGACGGCTTGGCCATCGGGCCCGTCATGATTACCGCCCTGGCCTACACGATTGTGGCCTACGTCGCCGGGCACCGGCTGATGTCCGACTATCTGCTCATCCCGCACATCGAAAATGCCGGCGAGATTGCGGTGTTTACGGCGGCCATCTTGGGGTCGAGCCTCGGCTTTCTCTGGTTTAATACCTATCCGGCCTCCGTCTTCATGGGCGATGTCGGATCGCTGCCGTTGGGCGCGGCGCTCGGGACCGTGGCGGTGATCAGCAAACACGAACTGTTGCTGTTGATGGTCGGCGGCGTGTTTGTGATCGAGGCCGTGTCGGTCATCTTCCAAGTGTTGTCGTTCAAGTCGCGCGGGAAGCGGATTTTCCTGATGGCGCCGATCCATCATCACTTCGAGATGAAGGGATGGGAGGAGCCCAAAGTCGTGGTGCGGCTCTGGATCATCGCCATTCTGTTGGCGCTCTTGAGCCTGAGTACGTTGAAGTTGCGGTAATGGGATTGGTGAGCGAAGACACGATGGAACTGACGGGAACCAAAGTCACCGTGGTGGGTCTGGCACGCAGCGGCGTGGCGGCAGCCCGGTTGCTGCAGGCTGCGGGCGCGCAGGTGACCGTGGCCGATAAAAAGGAACGCCGTGAGCTGGAGGCCGTGTTGACGCAGTTGGACGGCTCGCGCATTGGCGTCACCGTCGGCAGCCAGTACGAGACGGCACTGGATGCGGCGGAACTGGTCGTGATCAGTCCCGGCGTGCCCTATCGGATGGACGCGTTGGAACGGGTTCGTCGCCGTGGCGTCAAGGTCATCAGCGAATTAGAGCTGGCATCCCGGTTCCTGTCCGCCCCGATCCTGGCCCTGACCGGCACCAACGGGAAAAGCACCACTGTGACGTTGATCGGCAAGATGCTGCAGGAAAGCGGGAAACGGGTCTTTGTCGGCGGCAATCTCGGGACGGCGCTCAGTGAAGCGGCGGAGCAATCGTTTCAGGCGTCCCGGCAGGGGCTGCCCAGTCCGTATGATTTCGCCGTGGTGGAAGTGTCCAGCTTTCAGTTGGAAACCGTGGATCAGTTTCATCCCTGGATCGCGGCGATCCTGAATGTGACGGTGGATCATCAAGATCGGTATGAATCGATTGACGAGTATGTCGCGGCTAAGCGCAGGATTTTTGAGAATCAGAAGCCGACGGACTATGCGCTCTTCAACTTGGACGATCCGCTGGTGGCGGCGCTCAGGCATGGGGTCAAGGCCCGGGTCCTTGGATTTACCCGGCAATCATCTCTCCCATCCGACCTGAGCGGAGGCACCTATTTGGAGGGCGATCGCATTGTGACCACGGTGACCGGGGTTCGGCAGGAGGTCTGCCGGCGTTCGGAGATCAAGATCATCGGCAACCACAATGTTGAGAATGTCATGGCGGCCGTCACCTATGCGCTCTTGAGCGGGTGTCCGCTCGACGCCATCAGGCGCGTTTTGATGACGTTTCCAGGCCTTGAGCATGCCTTGGAGATCGTGCGGGACCGCCGGGGCGTGCGCTTTGTGAACGATTCCAAGGGGACCAACGTCGATGCCACGCTGAAAGCCTTGGAGAGTATCGAGCAGCCTATTTGGTTGATTGCCGGCGGGCGTGATAAGGGCGGAGATTTTTCCCGATTGGCCCCGGCGATCAGGCAGCGGGTCAAGGGGCTCATCTTAATTGGAGAAGCCACGCCCTTGATTGCGAATGCGGTGACCGGATTCCCGTCGATTGTGTGGGCTGCCTCTTTCAAAGACGCTGTCCAGGCGGCGGCGGACGGGGCGGTCTCCGGCGAGGTGGTGTTGCTGTCACCGGCTTGTGCGAGTTTCGATATGTTTGCGGACTACCAGGATCGAGGGCGGCAGTTTAAGGCCCTGGTGCAATCCTTGCCCGCTTGAGCGTGCAAGGCAGAGGAGAATTGACACTGGACGATGTCACAGAGAGCCGCAGGGACGCTGGCATTACCGTGGCCCACCACGAGTCCTCGCACCGCGAAAAAGCGGGTGCCGATGGACCATACGCTGTTGATCGTGACGATCGTCCTGGCCTTGGTCGGCCTGGTGATGGTGTTCAGCGCGAGCGCCGTGGTGGCGGGCAACCGCTTCCACGACTCCGGGTACTTCCTCAAGCGGCAGCTGGCCTGGCTGACGTTCGGATTTCTGCTGCTCCATCTCGCGTCGCGCATCGATTATATCTGGTGGAAGCGCCTGTCGATTCCCATGCTGGGCTGCATGCTGCTGCTGCTGGTGATGGTGCTGATTCCCTCGTTGGGCGTGGCGGCAAAAGGCGCCAGGCGCTGGTTGCGTCTGGGGCCGATCTCCATCCAGCCGGCCGAGATGGTCAAGCTGGTCGCGGTGATCTATGTGGCGGCTTATCTGACGAAGAAGGAAGATCTCATCACAACCTTCTCCTCTGGCCTGGTGCCGGTGTTGGGGGTCATCGGGGTGTTGAGCGGATTGGTGCTGCTGGAGCCGGATCTGGGGACGGTCGTGGTGATCGGCCTGGTGACCGTGGGCCTGCTCTTTCTCGGCGGGGCGCAAGTGAAGCATCTGGTGGGGCTGGGCTTGTGTGCCGTGCCGGTCGTTTTGGCGCTCGTCCTCGGCTCGAGCTACCGGCGCCAGCGCATGCTGACGTTCCTGGCTCCCTGGAAGGACGCGTCGGACGCGGGGTTTCAGATCACCCAGTCGTTTCTCGCCTTTGGCAGCGGCGGGCCGTTCGGAGTCGGGCTGGGCGAGGGGAAGCAGAAGCTGTTCTTTCTGCCCGAAGCCCACACGGATTTCGTGCTGGCCTTGGTGGGAGAGGAGCTGGGCTTGGTGGGGACCGTCACGATCATCCTGCTCTTCGTACTGTTCGTGGTGCGCGGATTTCAGATCGCGGCGCGGGCTCGGATGCCCTTCGGACGGCATTTGGCCATGGGGATTACGTTGCTGATCGGCGTGCAAGCGTTGGTGAACGCGGCCGTGGTGACGGGTTTGCTGCCGACCAAGGGGTTGACGCTCCCGTTTGTCAGTTACGGCGGATCTTCCTTGATCATCTGTCTGATCGGGGTGGGCATCCTGCTGAATATTTCACGGGATCGCCAAGCCGGACGGGAAGAGAGCGGATCACGAGCCGCTCGGGGCAGGTTCAATCGCCGATGACGATCGTGATTGCGGCAGGCGGCACGGGAGGGCACTTGTATCCGGCGATCGCCTTGGCTCGAGAGTTTCTGCGGCGCGACGCCTCGGCGAAGATTGTTTTCGTCGGCACGGCGAAAGGGATTGAGTCCAAAGTGCTGGCCCATGAAGGATTTCCGCTCGAACTCATCACGGCGAAACCGGTGATGGGCAAGGGTTTCGCGGACGCGCTACGGGGATTGTTGTCGGTTCCGGCCGGGCTTTGGCAGTCGTGGAAGATTCTCGGCGCGCACCGGGCCGATCTCGTGATCGGCGTGGGTGGATACACGAGTCCCACGATGTTGGCGGCGGCGGCGCTCAGAGGCATCGCCCGGGTGATCTTGGAGCCGAACGCCTATCCCGGCATGGCGAATATTGCGGTCGGGCCCTGCGCCCAGCGGGTCTTTCTGGCCTTTGAGTCGGCCGCGAAGAGGTTTGCCGCGCGCAAAGTGCGTGTGGTGGGGACGCCGATTCGCCAAGACTTTCTCCGGGACGCGGCTCGGCCTGCGGCGGCGGCAACCGGCGCGCCGCAGCGGTTGTTGATTTTCGGCGGAAGCCAGGGTGCGAAGGCGATCAATAGCGCCGTCATCGACGGATTGGCGTCGCTGACGCAACAGGTGCCTCGCCTGTCCATCACGCACCAGACCGGTGAGGCCGATCATGCGCGGGTCGTCGAGGCCTATCGGCAGGCCGGCGTATCGGCAGACGTCGTCCCGTTTTTGTACGACATGCCGGCCGTCTTACGGGCGGCCGATCTCGTGGTGGCGCGTTCAGGGGCCATGACGATCGCGGAGCTGACGGCCTGTGGAAAGCCGGCGATCCTCATTCCGCTGCCGACGGCGATCTACAACCATCAAATGATGAACGCGCGCGCGATGGAGGCGGCGGGCGGGGCGATGGTCCTTCCGCAGCCGGAGCTGACCGGGGCGACGCTGGCCGGC
This is a stretch of genomic DNA from Nitrospira sp.. It encodes these proteins:
- a CDS encoding penicillin-binding protein 2, giving the protein MAGSPSRTRRFVLLLVLLCGFGVVLFRLVSLQVLQAAELTVKADRQHQKTVALEGARGTIVDRHGKVLAMNMDVPSVFGVPTALESPAQAARTLSPVLHVRASELEKKLRQDRSFVWLARKLDPEQGHRLEQMPMEGIGTVLEGRRFYPKGPLLAHVLGFAGMDGAGLEGLERRYESQLHGEKRVAVLQRDALGRIVFPKGEAEQNPASGHSLTLTIDEVIQYIAEKELEEAMNKTRAKAGTVMVLDPRTGALLALAISPRFDPNSVAALTPGRWRNRALTDAYEPGSTMKAIVAAAALEEKVMKPGTMVFGENGRMTIANTVIHDHEKLGWVTFAQVIQKSSNIGAAKTGMALGDQRLYRYLQAFGFGQRTEIDLPGEAVGLLRDPKDWGRRSLASISMGQEIGVTPMQMVSAISVLANGGMLMKPYVVSEVRDAQGQLLKQIEPHMKRRVISPETARAVTSILEGVVTDGTGTKAAIPGFRVAGKTGTAQKIDPRTGAYSSTQFVGSFVGFVPADNPRLAMIVVIDEPQGESFGGLVAAPVFRRVGEQVLNYLGVSSNEPVKLAMATGHR
- a CDS encoding UDP-N-acetylmuramoyl-L-alanyl-D-glutamate--2,6-diaminopimelate ligase, with protein sequence MAMTLAQLAEALRGQVEVLDQRGDLGVPVAAITDDSRAARAGSLFVAVKGEQVDGHRYVAGAVAAGAAALVQQEPLSGGDLPALRVADSRKALGLLGSRFYGDPSAQLRMIGITGTNGKTTTTYVCKSLLEAIGKRVGLIGTVAYQIGAETIPSSHTTPGALELQQLLRKMVDSGCTAAVMEVSSHALVQDRTSGCEYDVAVFSNLTQDHLDFHKTMDAYFQAKLRLFTGLTGTAKPKKRAIINMDDPSGSRIAALSPAPVWTYGIKGKADLRAEDVRLSLGGTTFTAATPAGSFPVESHLVGEHNVYNLLAAIGVALHEGATTQQVREAVAHVTNVPGRFERVMAGQAFTVVVDYAHTEDALVRLLTAAQALKAGRILTVFGCGGDRDRGKRPKMGRAAVQYSDVVILTSDNPRTENPLAILDEVEAGVTDALRQRPHVQYRKIADRREAIGAAVREARPGDMVLIAGKGHEDYQIIGTTKQHFDDREVARDAIQQLTSGAKTS
- the murF gene encoding UDP-N-acetylmuramoyl-tripeptide--D-alanyl-D-alanine ligase, with translation MALFTIEELREVISVKVLAAEGARWAKQRIRRINLDSRTIRAGDLFVAIKGDRFDGHEYVAMALSRGAVGAIVHDAYAVPPAVVKTVGKSSAFVLGVRDPLFAYQQLATHHRCRFEIPLVAVTGSNGKTTTKEMVASVLGQRWRTLKTEGNLNNRIGVPQTLFRLTVRHEAAVIELGVDNVGQTTRLCEIARPTIGIITNIGPDHLEFFGSMEGSAQAKAELLDLLPPDGAAVLNADDPYFDYLAARAQCRVVSFGYSPKADVQAVQEKSDGKDGTIFRLLLPGKVRHTIVRMKVQGSHNVTNALAAAAVGTVLGISGAVIAQGLSRFRPAAMRSQVVMSQGVKIINDCYNANPASMKAAVQLLAQSGAGRKTIAVLGDMLELGPNAGRMHQEVGAFIAQQGITQLVACGALGRGLAEGARRAGMSADAVLEMPDAAAAAAAVTAMVAQGNVVLVKASRGMKMEQVVSALQRMKRAAKKAS
- the mraY gene encoding phospho-N-acetylmuramoyl-pentapeptide-transferase, producing the protein MLYNWLYPLHTEFSFLNVFRYQSFRIIYAAVTAFLIAFMLAPWLIRKLQEIKLGQQVRDDGPKRHLAKSGTPTMGGLLIIFAVVLSTLLWADITKPYVWLVLGATVGFGAIGFADDYLKFIKAQSKGLSARQKFAAQVTVALGIALTLYFLPGYSTKLSVPFFKNFMPDLGWFYIVFAVLVIVGSSNAVNLTDGLDGLAIGPVMITALAYTIVAYVAGHRLMSDYLLIPHIENAGEIAVFTAAILGSSLGFLWFNTYPASVFMGDVGSLPLGAALGTVAVISKHELLLLMVGGVFVIEAVSVIFQVLSFKSRGKRIFLMAPIHHHFEMKGWEEPKVVVRLWIIAILLALLSLSTLKLR
- the murD gene encoding UDP-N-acetylmuramoyl-L-alanine--D-glutamate ligase, which produces MGLVSEDTMELTGTKVTVVGLARSGVAAARLLQAAGAQVTVADKKERRELEAVLTQLDGSRIGVTVGSQYETALDAAELVVISPGVPYRMDALERVRRRGVKVISELELASRFLSAPILALTGTNGKSTTVTLIGKMLQESGKRVFVGGNLGTALSEAAEQSFQASRQGLPSPYDFAVVEVSSFQLETVDQFHPWIAAILNVTVDHQDRYESIDEYVAAKRRIFENQKPTDYALFNLDDPLVAALRHGVKARVLGFTRQSSLPSDLSGGTYLEGDRIVTTVTGVRQEVCRRSEIKIIGNHNVENVMAAVTYALLSGCPLDAIRRVLMTFPGLEHALEIVRDRRGVRFVNDSKGTNVDATLKALESIEQPIWLIAGGRDKGGDFSRLAPAIRQRVKGLILIGEATPLIANAVTGFPSIVWAASFKDAVQAAADGAVSGEVVLLSPACASFDMFADYQDRGRQFKALVQSLPA
- the ftsW gene encoding putative lipid II flippase FtsW → MSQRAAGTLALPWPTTSPRTAKKRVPMDHTLLIVTIVLALVGLVMVFSASAVVAGNRFHDSGYFLKRQLAWLTFGFLLLHLASRIDYIWWKRLSIPMLGCMLLLLVMVLIPSLGVAAKGARRWLRLGPISIQPAEMVKLVAVIYVAAYLTKKEDLITTFSSGLVPVLGVIGVLSGLVLLEPDLGTVVVIGLVTVGLLFLGGAQVKHLVGLGLCAVPVVLALVLGSSYRRQRMLTFLAPWKDASDAGFQITQSFLAFGSGGPFGVGLGEGKQKLFFLPEAHTDFVLALVGEELGLVGTVTIILLFVLFVVRGFQIAARARMPFGRHLAMGITLLIGVQALVNAAVVTGLLPTKGLTLPFVSYGGSSLIICLIGVGILLNISRDRQAGREESGSRAARGRFNRR
- the murG gene encoding undecaprenyldiphospho-muramoylpentapeptide beta-N-acetylglucosaminyltransferase is translated as MTIVIAAGGTGGHLYPAIALAREFLRRDASAKIVFVGTAKGIESKVLAHEGFPLELITAKPVMGKGFADALRGLLSVPAGLWQSWKILGAHRADLVIGVGGYTSPTMLAAAALRGIARVILEPNAYPGMANIAVGPCAQRVFLAFESAAKRFAARKVRVVGTPIRQDFLRDAARPAAAATGAPQRLLIFGGSQGAKAINSAVIDGLASLTQQVPRLSITHQTGEADHARVVEAYRQAGVSADVVPFLYDMPAVLRAADLVVARSGAMTIAELTACGKPAILIPLPTAIYNHQMMNARAMEAAGGAMVLPQPELTGATLAGAIADILRQPVRLRAMQEKSWGMRRIEAAETIVRECYALMGVNHDINRTVGAAGV